The following are encoded together in the Pseudodesulfovibrio indicus genome:
- the rpe gene encoding ribulose-phosphate 3-epimerase, whose amino-acid sequence MILSPSMLSSDFANMEAELKALEAAGLEWVHLDVMDGMFVPNITFGPPIIKAMRAKSNLFFDCHLMINDPGRYIADFAAAGADLICVHAEACTHLERVCAQIVEAGAKPAVALNPHTPLESIKYLIPQLHMVLIMSVNPGFGGQKFIPFCLDKVRELKAMIRAAGAETLIQIDGGVSLDNARELTQAGVDVLVSGSAFFKFPPYGERYKAFQDACA is encoded by the coding sequence ATGATCCTTTCCCCGTCCATGCTCTCCTCGGACTTCGCCAACATGGAAGCCGAGCTGAAAGCCCTGGAAGCCGCAGGCCTCGAGTGGGTCCACCTCGACGTCATGGACGGCATGTTCGTGCCGAACATCACCTTCGGGCCGCCGATCATCAAGGCCATGCGCGCCAAGTCGAACCTGTTCTTCGACTGCCACCTGATGATCAACGATCCGGGCCGGTACATCGCCGACTTCGCCGCAGCCGGGGCCGACCTGATCTGCGTCCACGCCGAGGCGTGCACCCACCTGGAGCGGGTCTGCGCCCAGATTGTCGAGGCCGGGGCCAAGCCCGCCGTGGCCCTCAACCCGCACACCCCGCTGGAGTCCATCAAATACCTGATCCCCCAGCTGCACATGGTCCTGATCATGTCCGTGAACCCCGGGTTCGGCGGCCAGAAGTTCATCCCTTTCTGCCTGGACAAGGTCCGCGAGCTCAAGGCCATGATCCGGGCCGCCGGGGCCGAGACCCTGATCCAGATCGACGGCGGCGTGTCCCTGGACAACGCCCGCGAGCTGACGCAGGCCGGGGTGGACGTGCTGGTCTCCGGTTCCGCCTTCTTCAAATTCCCGCCCTACGGCGAGCGGTACAAGGCGTTTCAGGACGCCTGCGCCTAA